Proteins from a genomic interval of Kribbella aluminosa:
- a CDS encoding AAA family ATPase → MRLHSLALRDFRGVKDRSVRFRALGTTVVVGDNEVGKSSLVEAFGLIFDLPDDSKSTRIRDIQPVGQDVGPEVTVELSLGGRELTYAKRWLKNRSTELTAVEPDGRRRSWTGREAHNEAERLFHENVDPVLWQTLMVSQGQSLVLPTPADAEPLITAVTAESGTPVDGASMPLVTAVEHEYLRYWTPRGKPTGDFARSAKAVAAAELAARQALQAMDEVQSDIRRAERLNLDLEDVSGRLTDHLAGVEALRERKQATDEILLRRDSVRSRAETARARLENHTRTRLDRERLLDEVERFTRFEAEHAARRADAELVARTAAELVQAAEATLTDVVELKDVRRTEVQAAERRVSELMDRAELDRLIGQQTELVDVRARIAAAGTVLDRIKVDDALVAALEDARAAVVEARAALAAGVPEVTVRRLGAEPVELSGTGLEGDVPGELGFDESIELLVSGELVVGVPGQVEVTVRAGGEAATLRSRVDDAVRREKDLLKKAGVKDVAAARELLRKADTASAELNEARRTETSLTAGGDPGERIAVLTARLGIGEADEAGAGDSSGKQPAVEGVPGQMSLFEEFTSPHDTLFDDFEVPEPEPDDLAGAQRALETARDGLAESERLLADAEFAAAQARKAADEDRSEAQNARARAELAAERLAAALDSLESARSVLDDDAVAAAESEATADVEAVLDELTAVQEQADAAGADQVADELAAALEVAKRLQDERDRLRDALRTTEGRLEQSGRDGLATRRDVAELELAAVRTEYESLQRRAGAARRVYDTLSRHRAAAQTKYSEPLQSRIDALGRSVYGPSFRVRLDDDLAVAERELDGVRLPVEALSTGAQEQLAIITRLAISHLVSTGDGSVPVIFDDALGWSDKARLRDMGALLGRAGDHGQVIILTCMPDRYEYVPKATFITLDG, encoded by the coding sequence ATGAGACTCCACAGCTTGGCGCTACGGGACTTCCGTGGCGTCAAGGACCGTAGTGTCCGGTTCCGCGCGCTCGGCACCACCGTCGTGGTCGGCGACAACGAGGTCGGGAAGTCCAGCCTGGTCGAGGCGTTCGGGCTGATCTTCGACCTGCCCGACGACTCGAAGTCGACCCGGATCCGGGACATCCAGCCGGTCGGCCAGGACGTCGGCCCGGAGGTGACCGTCGAGCTGAGCCTCGGCGGCCGCGAGCTGACGTACGCCAAACGCTGGCTGAAGAACCGGTCCACCGAGCTGACCGCCGTCGAGCCCGACGGCCGCCGCCGGTCCTGGACCGGGCGCGAGGCGCACAACGAAGCCGAGCGGCTGTTCCACGAGAACGTCGATCCCGTGCTCTGGCAGACGTTGATGGTCAGCCAGGGTCAGTCGTTGGTGCTGCCAACACCGGCGGACGCGGAGCCGCTGATCACCGCGGTGACGGCCGAATCGGGGACGCCGGTCGACGGCGCGTCGATGCCGCTGGTGACCGCCGTCGAGCACGAGTATCTGCGGTACTGGACGCCGCGCGGGAAGCCGACCGGCGACTTCGCCCGCTCCGCGAAGGCGGTCGCGGCGGCCGAGCTGGCGGCCAGGCAGGCGTTGCAGGCGATGGACGAGGTGCAGTCGGACATCCGGCGCGCCGAGCGGCTGAACCTCGACCTGGAGGACGTGTCGGGCCGGCTGACCGATCACCTGGCCGGCGTCGAGGCGTTACGCGAACGCAAGCAGGCGACCGACGAGATCCTGCTCCGTCGTGACTCGGTCAGGTCCCGCGCCGAGACCGCGCGGGCCCGGCTGGAGAACCACACCCGCACCCGGCTCGACCGCGAGCGGCTGCTCGACGAGGTCGAGCGGTTCACCAGGTTCGAGGCCGAGCACGCCGCGCGCCGGGCCGATGCGGAGCTGGTCGCGAGGACCGCGGCCGAGCTGGTGCAGGCCGCGGAGGCCACGCTCACGGACGTCGTGGAGCTCAAGGACGTACGGCGTACCGAGGTCCAGGCGGCCGAGCGCCGGGTGTCGGAGTTGATGGACCGGGCCGAGCTGGATCGGCTGATCGGCCAGCAGACCGAGCTGGTCGACGTCCGCGCGCGGATCGCCGCGGCCGGCACGGTGCTGGACCGGATCAAGGTCGACGACGCGCTGGTGGCCGCGCTCGAGGACGCCCGGGCGGCGGTCGTCGAGGCCCGCGCCGCGCTCGCGGCCGGCGTACCCGAGGTGACCGTACGGCGGCTCGGCGCCGAGCCGGTCGAGCTGTCCGGGACCGGCCTGGAGGGCGACGTACCGGGGGAACTCGGCTTCGACGAGTCGATCGAGCTGCTGGTGTCCGGCGAGCTGGTGGTCGGCGTACCGGGGCAGGTCGAGGTGACCGTCCGCGCGGGTGGCGAGGCGGCCACGCTGCGCTCGCGGGTCGATGACGCCGTACGCCGGGAGAAGGACCTGCTGAAGAAGGCCGGCGTGAAGGACGTCGCCGCGGCCCGGGAGCTGCTGCGGAAGGCCGACACGGCATCCGCCGAGCTGAACGAGGCACGCCGGACGGAGACGTCACTGACCGCGGGAGGGGATCCGGGGGAGCGGATCGCGGTGCTGACCGCGCGGCTCGGGATCGGCGAGGCCGACGAGGCCGGTGCCGGCGACAGCAGCGGCAAGCAGCCGGCGGTTGAGGGTGTGCCGGGGCAGATGTCGCTGTTCGAGGAGTTCACCTCCCCGCACGACACGCTGTTCGACGACTTCGAGGTGCCCGAGCCGGAGCCGGACGACCTCGCGGGTGCACAGCGAGCGCTCGAGACCGCCCGGGACGGGCTGGCCGAATCGGAGCGGTTGCTGGCCGACGCGGAGTTCGCCGCGGCCCAAGCGCGCAAGGCGGCCGACGAGGATCGGTCCGAGGCGCAGAACGCGCGTGCCCGGGCGGAGCTCGCGGCCGAGCGGTTGGCCGCGGCGCTCGACTCACTGGAGTCCGCGCGGTCCGTCCTCGACGACGACGCGGTCGCTGCCGCGGAGTCGGAGGCGACGGCGGACGTCGAGGCAGTGCTGGACGAGCTGACCGCCGTCCAGGAACAGGCCGACGCGGCCGGGGCGGACCAGGTCGCCGACGAACTGGCCGCCGCGCTCGAGGTCGCGAAGCGCCTGCAGGACGAGCGCGACCGGTTGCGTGACGCCTTGCGTACGACGGAAGGCCGCCTGGAGCAGTCCGGGCGGGATGGGCTCGCGACGCGGCGCGATGTGGCGGAGCTGGAGCTGGCCGCCGTGCGCACCGAGTACGAGAGCCTGCAGCGCCGGGCCGGGGCGGCGCGCCGGGTGTACGACACGCTGAGCCGGCACCGGGCCGCGGCGCAGACGAAGTACTCCGAGCCGTTGCAGAGCCGGATCGATGCGCTCGGGCGGAGTGTGTACGGGCCGTCGTTCCGGGTCCGGCTGGACGACGACCTGGCCGTCGCGGAGCGGGAGCTGGACGGCGTACGGCTGCCCGTCGAGGCGTTGTCGACCGGTGCTCAGGAGCAGCTCGCGATCATCACCCGGCTCGCGATCAGCCACCTGGTGAGCACCGGCGACGGCAGCGTGCCGGTGATCTTCGACGACGCGCTCGGCTGGTCCGACAAGGCCCGGCTGCGGGACATGGGGGCGCTGCTCGGTCGCGCCGGCGACCACGGCCAGGTCATCATCCTGACCTGTATGCCGGACCGCTACGAGTACGTCCCGAAGGCGACGTTCATCACGCTGGACGGATGA
- the fdhD gene encoding formate dehydrogenase accessory sulfurtransferase FdhD, which yields MTKAPTSRFKVEVLDGDRTSRREDVVSTEEPLELRLEWPGRPPEPLVVTMRTPGSDFELAAGFCLGEGFAVRPDAIRTVAYCTDVTLTREQQFNTVTISFDGPPDREPPQRYGVTSAACGVCGQQSLDELADRQYDPVDPVEVPLDVVRRLPDLLREGQPMFNRTGGLHAAGLFTADGRKVVVKEDIGRHNAVDKVVGWTVLNQHPRKGLVLAVSGRAGYEIVQKAVAAGLGMIVAVGAPSSLAVDLARQFGITLAGFARGERCVVYSAPERIIRPA from the coding sequence ATGACCAAGGCGCCTACCAGCAGGTTCAAGGTCGAAGTGCTCGACGGCGACCGTACGTCGCGGCGTGAGGACGTTGTCAGCACCGAGGAGCCGCTCGAGCTGCGGCTGGAATGGCCGGGCCGGCCGCCCGAGCCGCTGGTGGTGACGATGCGGACGCCCGGCTCCGACTTCGAGCTGGCCGCCGGGTTCTGCCTCGGTGAGGGGTTCGCGGTCCGCCCGGACGCGATCCGGACCGTTGCCTACTGCACCGATGTCACGCTGACCCGGGAGCAGCAGTTCAACACCGTCACGATCAGCTTCGACGGTCCCCCGGACCGCGAACCTCCCCAGCGGTACGGCGTCACGTCGGCCGCCTGCGGGGTGTGCGGGCAGCAGAGCCTCGACGAGCTCGCGGACCGCCAGTACGACCCGGTCGACCCGGTCGAGGTGCCGTTGGACGTCGTCCGGCGGCTGCCCGATCTGCTCCGCGAGGGACAGCCGATGTTCAACCGGACCGGCGGTCTGCACGCCGCGGGACTGTTCACCGCCGACGGCCGGAAGGTCGTCGTGAAGGAGGACATCGGCCGGCACAACGCCGTCGACAAGGTGGTCGGCTGGACCGTGCTGAACCAGCACCCCCGCAAGGGCCTGGTGCTCGCGGTCAGCGGCCGCGCCGGGTACGAGATCGTGCAGAAGGCGGTCGCGGCCGGCCTCGGCATGATCGTCGCGGTCGGCGCCCCGTCCAGCCTGGCCGTCGACCTGGCCCGCCAGTTCGGGATCACCCTGGCCGGGTTCGCCCGCGGCGAGCGCTGCGTCGTCTACTCGGCGCCGGAGCGGATCATCCGTCCAGCGTGA
- a CDS encoding phosphotransferase family protein, translated as MSRAPDVDYSATSARPGWDAVPPALREALADALGSRIEEVSEPVSSGFTGGFAARAELADGRRVFIKAAPEGLHAYGAYQREAEVVPQLPALVRAPVVVATAAADGWFAVASEWVDGRMPGSPWTVADFELVTAACEATAGAMRPTPLAGLDSFADLVGDDVGVPVQVLAGERELPSGLPSWVPEVLPELVELVQLVPEALAGDTASHSDLRPDNLLIDKSGTCWTIDWNWLTLGPRWVDWVGLLPVAQYQGIDTFGALARSPLTAGVPDDHLDCFVAVIAAYMMKNLDAPPPPGCTPALREHQRLSAWTFLDWLAVRRRWHTVDV; from the coding sequence GTGAGCCGCGCTCCGGACGTCGACTACTCGGCAACCTCCGCACGTCCTGGCTGGGACGCGGTTCCGCCTGCCCTCCGCGAGGCATTGGCGGATGCGCTCGGCAGCCGGATCGAAGAGGTGTCCGAGCCGGTGTCGTCCGGGTTCACCGGGGGCTTCGCGGCGCGGGCCGAGCTGGCGGACGGGCGGCGCGTGTTCATCAAGGCGGCGCCCGAGGGACTGCATGCTTACGGGGCTTATCAGCGTGAGGCTGAGGTGGTTCCGCAGCTACCGGCATTGGTGCGTGCGCCGGTGGTTGTCGCGACAGCGGCTGCGGACGGCTGGTTCGCGGTTGCATCCGAATGGGTGGACGGGCGGATGCCCGGTTCACCGTGGACCGTGGCGGACTTCGAGCTGGTGACTGCCGCGTGTGAAGCGACGGCCGGCGCGATGCGACCGACTCCCTTGGCGGGGCTCGACAGTTTTGCGGACCTGGTCGGCGACGACGTGGGTGTCCCGGTGCAGGTCCTCGCGGGTGAGCGGGAGTTGCCTTCGGGGTTGCCTTCGTGGGTGCCTGAGGTCTTGCCGGAGCTGGTCGAGTTGGTGCAGCTCGTGCCGGAGGCGCTGGCCGGTGATACCGCGTCGCACTCCGACCTGCGCCCGGACAACCTGCTGATCGACAAGTCCGGCACCTGCTGGACGATCGACTGGAACTGGCTGACCCTCGGCCCGCGCTGGGTGGACTGGGTCGGGCTGCTGCCGGTCGCGCAGTACCAGGGCATCGACACGTTCGGCGCGCTCGCCCGTAGCCCGCTCACCGCCGGCGTACCGGACGATCACCTCGACTGCTTCGTCGCTGTCATCGCGGCGTACATGATGAAGAACCTCGACGCCCCGCCGCCGCCCGGCTGCACCCCGGCGCTCCGGGAGCACCAGCGGCTGTCCGCGTGGACGTTCCTCGACTGGCTCGCCGTTCGGCGGAGGTGGCATACCGTGGACGTATGA
- a CDS encoding MerR family transcriptional regulator, producing MVMDHSIGALARIAGVSVKSVRHYSDLGLLPSRRTSAGHRRYDASAVARLRLIRTLRALDLDLPTISAVLRQERSLAEVAATHADALAIQLRTLQRQHALLTVLAQHPLEDLHLMTDQSEQDRRALITDFLDATLHGIDPAIHRNLTPVLPEDATPAQVSAWLEVTALITDESFRTSIRRLATGYLALAGDDPLRPDPEYRRSLIALRRTADPRLDRYIELVAVINGWTPLRNAG from the coding sequence ATGGTCATGGACCACTCGATCGGCGCGCTCGCCCGGATCGCCGGCGTCTCGGTGAAGAGCGTGCGGCACTACTCGGACCTCGGTCTGCTCCCGTCCCGGCGGACGTCGGCAGGCCACCGGAGGTACGACGCGAGCGCCGTCGCCCGGCTGCGCCTGATCCGGACGCTGCGTGCGCTGGACCTCGACCTGCCGACGATCAGCGCCGTGCTCCGGCAGGAGCGTTCGCTCGCCGAGGTCGCAGCCACGCACGCGGACGCCCTCGCGATCCAGCTCCGCACGCTGCAACGGCAGCACGCCCTGCTGACGGTCCTGGCCCAACACCCTCTGGAGGATCTCCATCTCATGACCGACCAGTCCGAGCAGGACCGCCGCGCCCTGATCACCGACTTCCTCGACGCGACGCTCCACGGCATCGACCCCGCGATCCACCGCAACCTCACACCCGTGCTGCCCGAGGACGCCACCCCCGCGCAGGTGTCCGCCTGGCTCGAGGTGACCGCGCTGATCACCGACGAGAGCTTCCGTACGTCGATCCGCCGCCTCGCGACCGGGTACCTCGCACTGGCCGGCGACGACCCGTTGCGGCCCGATCCGGAGTATCGCCGCAGCCTGATCGCGCTCCGCCGCACCGCCGATCCACGCTTGGACCGCTACATCGAATTGGTTGCCGTGATCAACGGCTGGACGCCGTTGCGGAACGCGGGGTAA
- a CDS encoding MFS transporter: MLKPYIHLMRRPGAGAFFTAGILGRMPISMIGLGIVILIAQESGSYGLAGAISGVAVIAGALTGPIQGRLVDRFGQRGLILIGSVACTVGLAGLLVAVRAGAATWVLYLLSFVAGGTRPQVGSFVRARWTHLLGRGRALQTAFALEAVGDEVVFIVGPVLVTTLATQASPYAALSAAGVLGLAGGIWLAMLRASDPPGRGKSNGAEQAPLPWLSIMLLSLIGLGLGATLGGAEVITVAFTTEKGKAGLAGVVLAIWAFGSLLAGLWYGSVHWRAPVERRLLLGTIALAVTLAPLPWVNSIPMLGVVLFCCGMTIAPTMVAVTACVEEWVPPERLTEAITWTVTGILLGVAPGNAAAGHAVDVWGPSNAYWIPFGVGIACAIVAAISITFARPKERFAHN, from the coding sequence ATGCTCAAGCCTTACATCCATCTCATGCGCCGCCCCGGCGCCGGTGCGTTCTTCACGGCCGGCATCCTCGGGCGGATGCCGATCTCGATGATCGGCCTCGGAATCGTGATCCTGATCGCCCAGGAGAGCGGCTCGTACGGTCTGGCCGGCGCGATCTCCGGCGTGGCCGTGATCGCCGGCGCGCTGACCGGCCCGATCCAGGGCAGGCTCGTCGACCGGTTCGGTCAGCGCGGGCTGATCCTGATCGGATCGGTCGCCTGTACGGTCGGCCTGGCCGGGCTGCTCGTCGCCGTCCGTGCCGGAGCGGCTACCTGGGTGCTGTACCTCTTGTCTTTTGTTGCCGGCGGCACCCGTCCGCAGGTCGGGTCGTTCGTCCGGGCGCGCTGGACGCATCTGCTTGGCCGCGGGCGGGCGCTGCAGACGGCGTTCGCGCTCGAGGCGGTCGGTGACGAGGTCGTCTTCATCGTCGGCCCGGTCCTGGTCACCACCCTCGCAACCCAGGCCAGCCCGTACGCCGCCTTGTCCGCCGCCGGCGTGCTGGGACTGGCAGGCGGCATCTGGCTGGCGATGCTGCGCGCGTCCGACCCGCCCGGCCGCGGCAAGTCGAACGGCGCCGAGCAGGCTCCGCTGCCCTGGCTGTCGATCATGCTGCTCAGCCTGATCGGTCTCGGCCTCGGCGCGACGCTCGGTGGTGCGGAGGTGATCACGGTCGCGTTCACCACCGAAAAGGGCAAAGCTGGGCTTGCCGGTGTCGTACTGGCGATCTGGGCGTTCGGGAGTCTGCTGGCCGGCCTCTGGTACGGCTCGGTGCACTGGCGCGCCCCGGTCGAACGGCGGCTGCTGCTCGGCACCATCGCGCTCGCGGTCACGCTCGCGCCGCTCCCCTGGGTCAACAGCATCCCGATGCTCGGCGTCGTCCTGTTCTGCTGCGGTATGACGATCGCGCCGACCATGGTCGCGGTCACCGCGTGCGTCGAGGAATGGGTACCGCCGGAGCGGCTGACCGAGGCGATCACCTGGACCGTCACCGGCATCCTGCTCGGCGTCGCGCCCGGCAACGCGGCCGCCGGGCACGCGGTCGACGTCTGGGGTCCGTCGAACGCGTACTGGATCCCGTTCGGCGTCGGCATCGCCTGTGCGATCGTCGCGGCGATCTCGATCACGTTCGCCCGGCCGAAAGAACGGTTCGCCCACAACTAA
- a CDS encoding ferrochelatase translates to MSPAPTPIDTAPYDAVLLLSFGGPEKPEDVLPFLQNVTRGRGIPDERLKEVGEHYYSFGGKSPINDQNRALLTALRESFDEIGLDLPIYWGNRNWAPYLTGTMREMAADGVRRAVVIVTSAYPSYSGCRQYRENLEDAAREVPDAPRIDKLRHYANHPGFVSSFVESTAESLSRLPDGSAIAYVTHSIPAAMNATSGPDGNGYVDWHNDVAAEITAELERRTGQTRRTDLVYCSRSGPPQVPWLEPDVNDHLDVLAAEGQPGVAVVPIGFVSDHMEVIYDLDTEAAKTAEKLGLPMARAATPGTGEKFVTMLRDLVVERAAAERGEQPDRPCAGKLGPAWDDCRHDCCPPLRRPKEAV, encoded by the coding sequence ATGTCGCCAGCTCCAACTCCGATCGACACTGCTCCGTACGACGCTGTGCTGCTGCTGTCCTTCGGTGGGCCCGAGAAGCCCGAGGACGTGCTCCCCTTCCTGCAGAACGTGACCCGCGGCCGCGGGATCCCGGACGAGCGGCTGAAGGAGGTCGGCGAGCACTACTACTCGTTCGGCGGCAAGAGCCCGATCAACGACCAGAACCGCGCCCTGCTGACGGCCCTGCGGGAGTCGTTCGACGAGATCGGACTGGACCTGCCGATCTACTGGGGCAACCGCAACTGGGCGCCGTACCTGACCGGCACGATGCGTGAGATGGCCGCCGACGGGGTACGCCGGGCCGTGGTGATCGTCACGTCCGCGTACCCGTCGTACTCCGGCTGCCGGCAGTACCGGGAGAACCTGGAGGACGCCGCCCGCGAGGTCCCGGACGCGCCGCGGATCGACAAGCTCCGGCACTACGCGAACCACCCCGGCTTCGTCTCCTCGTTCGTGGAGTCGACCGCCGAGTCGCTGAGCAGGCTGCCGGACGGTTCCGCGATCGCGTACGTGACGCACTCGATCCCGGCCGCGATGAACGCCACCAGCGGCCCGGACGGCAACGGGTACGTCGACTGGCACAACGACGTCGCCGCGGAGATCACCGCCGAGCTGGAACGCCGTACCGGACAGACCCGGCGGACCGACCTGGTCTACTGCTCGCGGTCCGGGCCGCCGCAGGTGCCGTGGCTGGAGCCGGACGTGAACGACCACCTCGACGTGCTCGCCGCCGAGGGGCAGCCTGGCGTGGCCGTCGTACCGATCGGGTTCGTCAGCGACCACATGGAGGTCATCTACGACCTCGACACCGAGGCCGCGAAGACCGCCGAGAAGCTCGGCCTGCCGATGGCGCGGGCCGCGACCCCGGGGACCGGCGAGAAGTTCGTCACGATGCTCCGCGACCTGGTGGTCGAGCGGGCTGCCGCCGAGCGCGGGGAGCAACCCGACCGGCCGTGCGCCGGCAAACTCGGCCCGGCCTGGGACGACTGCCGCCACGACTGCTGCCCGCCGCTGCGCCGACCGAAGGAAGCCGTATGA
- a CDS encoding inositol monophosphatase family protein produces MTSPENLLKLAVEVAAEAAQLIVERRRGTITVADTKSTITDVVTAVDRESEELIRARVLKARPDDSFLGEEGDDVVGTSGVRWVVDPIDGTVNYLYDLPTYAVSIAVEQDGRTVAGVVVDAPKGEVFTATLGGGAFADGKPIRVSGETELAKALVGTGFGYDPARRQVQAEVIQHLITKVRDIRRIGVGAIDLCYVACGRLDAVFERGLNPWDYGAGALIASEAGATVGGLHGAPVSPEMSIAASPALFGPFHDLLAGADPLRA; encoded by the coding sequence ATGACAAGCCCCGAGAACCTCCTGAAGCTGGCTGTGGAGGTGGCGGCGGAGGCCGCGCAACTGATCGTCGAGCGCCGCCGCGGCACGATCACCGTCGCGGACACCAAGAGCACGATCACGGACGTGGTGACCGCGGTCGACCGCGAGTCCGAGGAGCTGATCCGTGCCCGGGTGCTGAAGGCCCGGCCGGACGACTCGTTCCTCGGCGAGGAGGGCGACGACGTGGTCGGCACCAGCGGCGTGCGCTGGGTCGTCGACCCGATCGACGGCACGGTCAACTACCTGTACGACCTCCCGACGTACGCCGTGTCGATCGCGGTCGAGCAGGACGGGAGGACGGTCGCCGGCGTGGTCGTGGACGCGCCGAAGGGCGAGGTGTTCACCGCGACGCTCGGTGGTGGCGCGTTCGCCGACGGCAAGCCGATCCGGGTGTCCGGCGAGACCGAGCTGGCGAAGGCGCTGGTCGGCACCGGCTTCGGGTACGACCCGGCGCGCCGGCAGGTGCAGGCCGAGGTGATCCAGCACCTGATCACCAAGGTCCGCGACATCCGCCGGATCGGCGTCGGCGCGATCGACCTGTGCTACGTGGCGTGCGGCCGGCTGGACGCGGTGTTCGAGCGCGGGCTGAACCCGTGGGACTACGGCGCGGGCGCGCTGATCGCGTCCGAGGCCGGGGCGACCGTCGGCGGTCTGCACGGGGCGCCGGTGTCACCGGAGATGTCGATCGCGGCCAGCCCGGCGCTCTTCGGGCCGTTCCACGACCTGCTCGCCGGAGCCGACCCGCTACGCGCTTAG
- a CDS encoding DUF4193 domain-containing protein codes for MATDYDAPRKTDEDASEESIEELKTRRHDKNSGKVDEDEAEAAESFELPGADLSHEELAVRVLPRQADEFTCSSCFLVHHRSQLAETKKGQLICRDCAA; via the coding sequence ATGGCGACTGATTACGACGCCCCGCGCAAGACGGACGAGGACGCTTCCGAAGAGTCGATCGAGGAGCTCAAGACTCGGCGTCACGACAAGAACTCCGGCAAGGTCGACGAGGACGAGGCCGAGGCCGCGGAGAGCTTCGAGCTGCCCGGCGCCGACCTGAGTCACGAGGAGTTGGCGGTCCGGGTGCTCCCGCGCCAGGCCGACGAGTTCACCTGTTCGAGCTGCTTCCTGGTTCACCACCGCAGCCAGCTCGCCGAAACGAAGAAGGGGCAGCTGATCTGCCGCGACTGCGCTGCCTGA
- a CDS encoding DUF4235 domain-containing protein: MVGAKIGWRLVQAAFTIVVGLAASKAVSTAWKLGSGGKPPKNGQGGYAEVATWAAVSAGAAAAARLFAERRAAAYWLKSTGYAPPGYEEDAANGTLLKSIAKKDDE, encoded by the coding sequence GTGGTCGGAGCGAAGATCGGCTGGAGGCTGGTACAGGCCGCGTTCACGATCGTGGTGGGCCTGGCCGCGAGCAAGGCGGTCAGCACCGCCTGGAAGCTGGGATCCGGCGGGAAGCCGCCGAAGAACGGCCAGGGCGGGTACGCCGAGGTTGCCACCTGGGCAGCCGTCAGCGCCGGAGCCGCCGCAGCTGCCCGGCTGTTCGCCGAGCGTCGCGCGGCCGCGTACTGGCTGAAGTCCACCGGCTACGCCCCGCCCGGCTACGAGGAGGACGCCGCCAACGGGACGCTGCTCAAGAGCATCGCGAAGAAGGACGACGAGTAG
- a CDS encoding DUF3093 domain-containing protein, with product MGQKESQKESTYRESLRVPVSWWIIAAATVITLFVIVAVPAGTPAGAIVGGLAAALLLALFLRYGGARVEVDDRRLRAGRAEIDRTYLGDVEALSGDAARNAFGRDCDPKAYLVLRSYLPGAVRVQITDPGDPAPYWLIATRHPDRLAAALSGHSVGRS from the coding sequence GTGGGCCAGAAGGAAAGCCAGAAGGAAAGTACGTATCGCGAAAGTCTGCGGGTGCCGGTGTCGTGGTGGATCATCGCCGCGGCCACCGTGATCACCCTGTTCGTCATCGTCGCCGTGCCGGCCGGAACGCCCGCCGGGGCGATCGTCGGCGGGCTCGCCGCGGCCCTGCTGCTGGCACTCTTCCTCCGGTACGGCGGGGCGCGCGTCGAGGTCGACGACCGGCGGCTGCGGGCCGGGCGCGCGGAGATCGACCGTACGTACCTCGGCGACGTCGAGGCACTGTCCGGTGACGCGGCGCGGAACGCGTTCGGGCGCGACTGCGACCCGAAGGCGTACCTGGTCCTGCGCAGCTACCTGCCCGGGGCCGTCCGGGTGCAGATCACCGACCCGGGCGACCCGGCGCCGTACTGGCTGATCGCCACGCGGCACCCCGATCGGCTTGCTGCCGCGCTCAGCGGGCACAGCGTGGGAAGATCCTGA
- the dut gene encoding dUTP diphosphatase: MTEVLIQRLDPDLPLPSYAHPGDAGADLVAAADLTLKPGERGLVGTGIAIALQDGYAAFVHPRSGLAAKHGVSIVNAPGTVDAGYRGEIKINLINLDPAAEVTVRRGDRIAQLVIQQVEKARFVEVATLPGSARGEQGHGSTGGFGDVTR; the protein is encoded by the coding sequence GTGACCGAGGTACTGATCCAGCGACTCGACCCCGACCTCCCGCTGCCCTCCTACGCGCACCCCGGCGACGCCGGCGCGGACCTGGTGGCGGCCGCCGACCTGACCTTGAAGCCGGGGGAGCGCGGCCTGGTCGGCACCGGCATCGCGATCGCCCTGCAGGACGGGTACGCCGCGTTCGTGCACCCGCGCTCCGGGCTGGCCGCCAAGCACGGCGTCTCGATCGTGAACGCACCGGGCACCGTCGACGCCGGGTACCGCGGAGAGATCAAGATCAACCTGATCAACCTCGACCCGGCTGCCGAGGTGACGGTACGGCGCGGTGACCGGATCGCCCAGCTGGTCATCCAGCAGGTGGAGAAGGCGCGCTTCGTCGAGGTCGCCACGCTGCCGGGTTCCGCGCGCGGTGAGCAGGGGCACGGGTCGACGGGCGGTTTCGGAGATGTGACACGCTGA
- a CDS encoding DUF3710 domain-containing protein: MIFRRKGKNDEPDTSETVEETPDVRAEGPFDSTEVEDADLESDDRIDLGALQVAGMPGMELGLQVDEQSGVVQAVLLMLDDSALELRAFAAPKTSGIWDEVRQEIMDEAARMGGTATESDGPFGTELVLVVPVEDPEGQVFSQTSRVIGVDGPRWLLRGTVLGRAAVEPDAAAPMEETLRNVVVVRGNEPMAVRESLPLRLPEDAQPNDAEQA, encoded by the coding sequence GTGATCTTCCGCCGTAAGGGCAAGAACGACGAGCCCGACACGAGCGAGACCGTCGAGGAGACGCCGGACGTTCGCGCCGAAGGTCCGTTCGACTCGACCGAGGTCGAGGACGCCGACCTGGAGTCGGACGACCGGATCGACCTGGGAGCGCTGCAGGTCGCCGGGATGCCCGGGATGGAGCTGGGGCTGCAGGTCGACGAGCAGAGCGGCGTGGTGCAGGCGGTGCTGCTGATGCTGGACGACTCCGCGCTCGAGCTGCGGGCGTTCGCGGCGCCGAAGACCAGCGGCATCTGGGACGAAGTACGGCAGGAGATCATGGACGAGGCCGCCCGGATGGGCGGGACGGCGACCGAGTCCGACGGCCCGTTCGGCACCGAGCTGGTGCTGGTGGTCCCGGTCGAGGACCCGGAAGGACAGGTCTTCAGCCAGACGTCCCGGGTGATCGGCGTGGACGGTCCGCGCTGGCTGCTCCGCGGTACCGTCCTGGGCCGCGCCGCCGTCGAGCCGGACGCCGCGGCGCCGATGGAGGAGACTCTGCGGAACGTCGTCGTGGTCCGCGGGAACGAGCCGATGGCGGTCCGCGAGTCGCTGCCGCTGCGGCTGCCCGAGGACGCCCAGCCGAACGACGCCGAGCAGGCCTGA